In the Arthrobacter sp. Marseille-P9274 genome, one interval contains:
- a CDS encoding iron-containing redox enzyme family protein, protein MRKPTARGPLSSALLANMVEAPQERLPEPLPHPRPDTWPEPEDFMHDGDVQLALFCLYELHYGGLDGVADGWEWHPELIRARTGLERSFEGALRRMAVVPPLPEPAAEPVAAGLFALTADDGGPSLSRYVAKEATSEQLREFLILRSIYQLKEADPHSWAIPRLGGRAKAALVEIQSDEYGGGRPERMHSGLFARAMRGAGLEDAYGAYIDAVPAVTLAAVNMMSLFGLNRRLRGAIVGHLAAYEMTSSIPNKLYSRGFRRLGYGADVRDYFDEHVEADAVHEQIAGRDMAGGLAEAEPALLADIFFGAAAALAVDALAGRHQLEAWQAGQSALLVPAEAPA, encoded by the coding sequence ATGAGGAAACCCACAGCGCGGGGACCGCTGAGCAGCGCACTACTCGCGAACATGGTCGAAGCCCCGCAGGAAAGGCTGCCGGAACCTTTGCCGCACCCCCGGCCGGACACCTGGCCTGAGCCGGAAGATTTTATGCACGACGGCGATGTGCAGCTCGCGCTGTTCTGCCTCTATGAACTGCATTATGGGGGCCTGGACGGCGTCGCCGACGGCTGGGAATGGCACCCGGAGCTGATCCGGGCGAGGACCGGCCTTGAGCGCAGCTTCGAAGGGGCTCTGCGCCGGATGGCTGTAGTGCCCCCGCTGCCCGAACCTGCCGCGGAGCCCGTTGCCGCTGGGCTGTTCGCCCTCACCGCGGACGACGGCGGTCCCAGCCTGTCGCGGTACGTCGCCAAGGAGGCAACAAGCGAGCAGCTGCGCGAGTTCCTGATCCTCCGCTCGATCTACCAGCTGAAGGAGGCGGACCCGCACAGCTGGGCGATCCCGCGCCTGGGCGGACGGGCCAAGGCAGCGCTGGTCGAGATCCAGTCGGACGAATACGGCGGCGGCCGGCCCGAGCGCATGCATTCGGGGCTGTTTGCCAGGGCGATGCGCGGAGCAGGGCTGGAGGACGCCTACGGCGCCTATATCGACGCGGTCCCCGCCGTGACCCTCGCCGCGGTCAACATGATGTCGCTGTTCGGCCTCAACCGCCGGCTCCGCGGAGCGATCGTGGGGCATCTGGCCGCGTACGAGATGACGTCGTCGATCCCCAACAAGCTGTACAGCCGAGGGTTCCGCCGGCTGGGCTACGGGGCCGACGTCCGCGACTACTTCGACGAGCACGTCGAGGCGGACGCCGTGCACGAACAGATTGCGGGCCGCGACATGGCAGGCGGGCTCGCCGAAGCGGAGCCCGCGCTGCTGGCCGATATCTTCTTCGGGGCTGCCGCCGCGCTCGCAGTGGACGCGCTCGCCGGCCGGCACCAGCTGGAGGCGTGGCAAGCGGGGCAGTCGGCGCTCCTGGTCCCCGCCGAAGCCCCGGCATGA
- a CDS encoding YihY/virulence factor BrkB family protein has translation MEKENSSSKAATAPHPEDERKPDTPAEVKKPSWKYIFRKSVREFSADQCTDLAAALTYYAVLSLFPALLALVSILGIVGQGEQTTTAMLDTLQRVAPGQAADTLRQPIEQLANAPSAGLALVVGIAGALWSASGYVGAFGRAMNRIYEVDEGRPFWKLRPAMLLVTLIVVLLAAAMMLILVLSGPVAEALGATIGLGDAALTAWNIAKWPILIAFAVLVVALLYYATPNVKQPKFRWMSMGAFLALLVLAVTTLGFAFYVANFANYNRTYGAIGGVIVLLLWFYLSNLSLLFGAEFDAEAERGRQLQAGIGAEETIQLPPRDTRKSDKQLKKEKEDIERGRSLRRDLGESREDSRRT, from the coding sequence GTGGAGAAAGAGAACAGCTCGTCGAAAGCGGCGACGGCGCCCCATCCGGAGGATGAGCGGAAGCCGGACACTCCTGCCGAGGTCAAGAAGCCCTCGTGGAAGTACATCTTCCGCAAGTCCGTGCGCGAGTTCTCCGCGGACCAGTGCACCGACCTGGCCGCGGCGCTCACCTACTACGCTGTGCTGTCGTTGTTCCCGGCGCTGCTCGCCTTGGTGTCCATCCTCGGCATTGTCGGCCAGGGGGAACAGACAACGACGGCGATGCTGGACACGCTTCAGCGGGTAGCCCCCGGGCAGGCCGCCGACACCCTGCGGCAGCCGATCGAGCAGCTGGCAAATGCTCCTTCGGCCGGACTGGCGCTCGTCGTCGGCATCGCGGGCGCCCTGTGGTCCGCCTCGGGGTATGTCGGGGCGTTCGGCCGCGCGATGAACCGCATCTACGAGGTCGACGAAGGCAGGCCCTTCTGGAAGCTTCGGCCCGCCATGCTCCTGGTCACGCTCATCGTCGTGCTGCTCGCGGCCGCCATGATGCTGATCCTGGTGCTGTCGGGGCCGGTTGCCGAGGCGCTCGGCGCGACCATCGGCCTGGGCGATGCGGCGCTGACCGCTTGGAATATCGCCAAGTGGCCGATCCTCATTGCCTTCGCGGTGCTCGTGGTCGCCCTGTTGTACTACGCGACCCCGAACGTGAAGCAACCGAAATTCCGCTGGATGAGCATGGGCGCGTTCCTGGCCCTGCTGGTCCTGGCGGTCACCACGTTGGGATTTGCCTTCTACGTCGCGAATTTCGCGAACTACAACCGCACCTACGGCGCCATCGGCGGCGTGATCGTCCTGCTGCTCTGGTTCTACCTGTCGAATCTGTCGCTGCTTTTCGGCGCGGAATTCGACGCTGAGGCCGAGCGCGGGCGCCAGCTGCAGGCAGGCATCGGGGCGGAAGAGACCATCCAGCTGCCGCCGCGCGACACGCGCAAGAGCGACAAGCAACTCAAGAAGGAAAAGGAGGACATAGAGCGTGGACGTTCACTGCGTCGCGACCTCGGCGAGAGCCGCGAGGACAGCAGGCGCACCTAG
- a CDS encoding phage holin family protein, whose translation MSERYPEAGNVPPTQAEVKAETSSLGDLLSDVSRDMSVLMRQELELAKAEAKESATRAGKGAGMLTGAGIAGHFVLLFLSIALWWGLGLVMGQGSGFVWSAIIVAVIWAIIAAILAAVGKKQLKSVQGIPRTQESVKKIPETLKPSEDAR comes from the coding sequence ATGAGCGAACGCTACCCGGAAGCCGGAAACGTTCCCCCGACGCAAGCCGAAGTCAAGGCCGAAACCAGCTCGCTCGGCGATCTGCTCTCCGACGTCTCGCGCGACATGTCCGTGCTGATGCGGCAGGAACTGGAGCTGGCGAAGGCTGAGGCCAAGGAGTCAGCCACCCGTGCCGGCAAGGGCGCGGGAATGCTGACCGGCGCGGGCATCGCCGGCCACTTCGTGCTGCTCTTCCTCTCGATCGCCCTCTGGTGGGGGCTCGGCCTCGTCATGGGCCAAGGTTCAGGCTTCGTCTGGTCCGCGATCATCGTGGCCGTCATCTGGGCGATCATCGCAGCGATCCTCGCGGCCGTTGGCAAGAAGCAGCTGAAGAGCGTCCAAGGTATCCCCCGGACGCAGGAATCCGTCAAGAAAATTCCCGAAACTCTCAAACCCAGTGAGGATGCACGATGA
- a CDS encoding DUF3618 domain-containing protein: MSQSPEEIRADIERTRGRLGTDVDAVAEKVSPSNIVHRQTDKVKDTFSRAKDKVMGSADDTVGSARSTVRDTADSARSAAHDAGHAVQEAPHTIARKTEGNPLAAGLIAFGAGLLVSSLFPATRAEQRAAERVKEEAQPLVEEAKGSAQQVAQGLKEPAREAAEQLKSSAQDSAEHVKEEGKYAAEDVKSRADEARTNVQEDQPRQY; this comes from the coding sequence ATGAGCCAGTCACCTGAAGAAATCCGGGCCGATATCGAACGCACCCGTGGCCGCTTGGGCACCGATGTGGACGCCGTAGCCGAGAAGGTCTCGCCGTCGAACATCGTGCACCGGCAGACCGACAAAGTAAAGGACACGTTCAGCCGGGCCAAGGACAAGGTCATGGGAAGCGCGGACGACACCGTCGGTTCCGCCAGGTCCACCGTCCGCGACACGGCGGATTCCGCCCGTTCCGCGGCGCACGACGCCGGCCATGCCGTCCAAGAGGCGCCGCACACCATTGCCCGCAAGACCGAGGGCAACCCGCTGGCGGCCGGCCTGATCGCCTTCGGGGCCGGCCTGCTGGTTTCCTCCCTATTCCCGGCTACCAGGGCCGAACAGCGCGCCGCCGAGCGCGTGAAGGAAGAGGCCCAGCCCCTTGTGGAGGAAGCCAAGGGTTCCGCCCAGCAGGTCGCCCAGGGCTTGAAGGAGCCGGCCCGCGAGGCGGCGGAACAGCTCAAGTCCTCGGCGCAGGATTCCGCCGAGCACGTCAAGGAAGAAGGCAAGTACGCCGCCGAGGACGTGAAGTCGCGAGCCGATGAGGCCCGCACCAACGTCCAGGAGGACCAGCCGCGGCAGTACTAG